The Magnolia sinica isolate HGM2019 chromosome 11, MsV1, whole genome shotgun sequence DNA window TTAGAGAGCATACATAACCCAGTGAAACACTAAGGTGGTGATACATGTTGACACATGACCAGATATTATTAGCCATAGGCATATGAAGCTTGTTAAGTAGTGCTAAAAAAGAGAAAGCCATCAGAAAATAGAATATAAGTATATACGGCAACATGCCAGTTAACTGGCATCACCTTGAAGCGTAATAGGTATATGTCGCTAACTGATCAGCCTATCAATTACGAAAACCGAGGGACCATACGTGAGGCCACCGTCTACCCAAGTTTATAAAAGCAACAAGGAATGAATACCTCCAAGCCCTCTCCCCTCTGCATCTCAAACACACAAATCTCTTGTAGAACTCAAAGCTGCCTATTAAATCCTTTCGTCCCCACATGGACGCCCATCTGATCTTAGCTTAGCTTAGTTTAGTCTCTCTACTTATGTCCAACGTTGTACTATAGCAAGTCTAGATCAATTAGTGTAGCTTAGCTTAGCCTCTCCACTTTTGTCGAGTGCATCACTACAACAAGTCACAATTAGTTTAGTTCATTATCCATGACCTTATTGTTGGATCCTAAATCCCTAAGGGGGCGTTtagtgcatggtattagatgggattaagtgggatggaattgcatttagtcctgtgccaattccactcaatgtttgggaagaatggatgttcagggtcaaatattgcatatcagaccccaattactgcctagatttacgaacatgatattgtttaatgacccattttaatcgtgtttgtgatgcaagttgTAATACAAGCTTAGACTGAAATAGGTGCTCAAAGCACAAATTTgacgctcagaattcaccaaggcaagggacggactcaaAGGGaacaagatcgacagatttacacaccagagatctgagaaaattaagaaactgaagctcaagtggcctgaaagatgTTTAGAATGCGAGATCACTgagtttcccgccatccgattggcttgaaactgtatatatggcctaaggaccataaattaaccataaaagtcaaatttcagccattggatccctttggaagtggcccaatggtcaGATCAGACCATGAATTATCAATCCGGgacccacttgagatctggacgTGCTTCGAATTTGGACTCATCCCATTATATGAGGTAAGAAATggaatggatggagaggatttctcataaacatcacattgggaccCACATACGTGAGGTGTGTGCACCGTGTACATGCACTGGAAGTGCACTGGACCACTACGTTTGGTCAGAGTTGGTTTGACCGACTTTCCTTAAACAGAGAAACGAGTCTCTGTTTTCTCGTTACGCACGGACGTCCATTAGGaggatgcatggcccaccttcatCATCCGGAAGGATGATCCGTCCATCCAATGCATTCAAGAGGAGAAATATACCGCACCTTAGGAGATCTTGGCCCAAGACACGTCAAAATCTGCTCTCTTACTCGCTGAGGGGTCGAATCATCACCAAACAatagatcaggtgggccgcatcaagtGACAGCTGAAACCATCCATTTCCAGTTGTTTTTTCGACATGCAttcaatggacggactggatttacaAGTCAGCATCAATCAGGGGCCCCACAGCTAATGCAAATCGGATTTTTTGCATGTAATACGCAGCAGGACGCGCATCCGAGACCCGATCGATCTGGGCTGTTTTGCAATCGTAGCAAGGATCGGTCTGTCCATCTAGACCGTTCAAAACCTTTCCAAGGAAGGGCCGATCAGTCCTAAGGagtctgaacggtttggataatgaAGAGTCCGGGAGATATCCACAGCAAAATCAAATCGAACGCAAGAGgtttccaaatctgctgctgcGAACATCTTACGCATGCAACCAACTTTAGCCTCCATTCCATCGCCACACGCAACTCTTTATGGATTGTTAACTCCCAGCCGACTGACCTCTTAACCCATATaagcaagaaaatagagagagggaggggctATCTTGGCTTGGCTTGGACGTGAGAGGGAGATAgtaattttgttttgtttcttttctttttatttttgtttttgtttaagggttagccgcatcatggaggctaaacctcttagctagggctaagaggtgaagcttgtagcgtgatgaggtgATTTTACTAATTGGATTTATGGTtatgaattgatgttgattttagtttgattaataggaatgtttccagtttttaatggtttgttgtgactgaaattacaatagatctgcgatagcttggagCATGTTCTTTTATTATAGGGATTATGAATTTAGGAAGCCcagttgttcaccattgtctcctgggcatggttggatgacagaactcttcctgacattcatacatctctctgaTTGGCTAtagattagtttaattctgttgtttactttgtctcatgggcatggttttgtgatggaatctattctaatttacaaccgtcttatctcttgaaaactagatcaataAAAGTTCAGATTCAATTTTAgcgatatatcttccaactggatgaagatgggactcgaagtccagttgagttcatgaatcgaccgtagatctccctaatctctacaagtggatcctctgaatccctagttccttacctctgaattctacatattttagtttattatttcaccattattcttcaaattcacctgatttagattttatcttattctagttctagttctggttattttcagataacgtataggtttcagtccctgtggattcgacctcggtctcaccgagtttattactacatcacaaccctatacttggggagtgaacaatggaaaagcttggaattagatgagatggaattgcactgggtcccgtgccaattccactcaatgttagcaagttgtgtaggtcgcaccatgatgtgtgggctatatccacaccgtcctcccatctttcgagatcattttagagcacgggccaaaaaattagatagatctaaagctcaagtgaacttcaccatagaaagtagtggggattgaatatctaccgttgaaaacttctttggggtcacataagttttggatctacctcatttttaggctcatgccataaaatgaggttacaaaacagatgaacagtttggatataacacatatgtgtcattctcaatagtttcaaatgatggtgggtatatccattcaatataccaccgtattacaaacatagcatggaattaatattatcccatggtaacaggggacaatcccttccatgtgtaataattatgttttttgaatcccatcccacctaatccttcccaatgccatgcaccaaacaccccctaagtcaTTACTTAACGATTTCTCCAAGCTATAACCTGTTGGCCAAACCACGAACATCCCACCACCGTCCTGGTCTAAAGGATTATCAATCACATCCACAACCACATTGCCTACTCAAACTGTCTCGATAATTTCTTCTACTTTAtttacttggttttttttttttttttttattatactgTATTCTTATTAGTTTAATAAAATAAACACtttaccttattattattattattattattattattattattattatttttaagtgtTTACTTTGCTAATAAACACTACAAAACTATCACCATGGTAATAAAAGTTTCTCGCATttaaggcaaaaagaactcatctAAAGGACTAATCCTCCCCTTTGCAAATTGTGTAATTACTTGTTAATCCATGGATTATTTGTCAATCAGTGGCTGAGTAGATGGCTAATCTTCTTAGCTTGGGTCTTAATCGGTTTATTTTAACGCGTAGGTTCATAAGGTGTTCGGTTTGATTCAAGTCATATATGACTTTGGCACACCCGACACATGCATACTCGCACATGcacaatttaaaaataaaaaaataaaaaataatttttttttaaaaaaaagtcttACATTACGCATGTAACTGTGCCCTCAAATTGAAGCCCAACAAGTATTGAGGATAATAGCTATATATTTCAATTACCAAAATATCTCTGACTTCATTTAAAATATCTTCTCATGCTCTTTCTTTATTTAAAGTtttctcaggaaaaaaaaaaaaactaattttggaagcaaaataAGTCCAAGAGCTATTTGTGCTGGTATATGTGAGAAGAGCTTTTTTCCTGTTATCAACCAAATCGGTCCAATCAATTATCTATAGGATTGATATTGGGTTAAGTCTTATTTGAGTCGGATGGGGTGCAGTCGCTCATTGGGTCAACCAACTCATTTGAACCGCTTAGATATGAACCGAAAATTACCAAGGGCCTgcttggtagacacctaaaaatgatttcaactcattttagtcaGTCATAATTATGCACTAGAAATCATGTATTGGTTTGGTTCAAAGAATGTTTTTTCATCCTCACCAGTagaccaaaatgagacgggcgtctaccaaacaggcccttgggtaATCAATTCTCaagagtggggcccatgattcatCAATCCAGATCTCTGGTCCGCTGCGTCTGACTGTGGGTGGTCCATCGCCTTGGGAAGATACGAACGGGTGTGAACAACCGTTGGACCTTTTTAAATCGAACCATGCAAATTACATCAACCTTCTAGAAGTTGAAATAAATGAAGCTTATCTCAATAGATTTACTATTTCTAATAAACAAATACCGTGCACATGTGGAGCTCAGGTCTAGCTCGCTCAGACCGTTGCCGTGATTGCCAATCCACCAAGAATCTTCCAGATTTGGAAgatatcccatccatccattcatccatccaataGGCGTCTATTTCTCTCAGCGGTCTATTTCAAGGCCAGATCTTGGTCCCAATCCACAATAGcccatgaaatcaatggtctagatggACAGACCAAGCACTTGAGGTCATGAATACAAGTGCAAGACCCATTCAAAACCACAAGATAAAACTCCAGAAGTTAAAGAACTATTTCCAGTTAAACAAGCTTTTCAACCGTTGGATGTCTTTGTACGGTCATAAGTCAACCATTTGGGAGTATTGTGGAAACTTCTTTGCATTATTTCCAATCTTTTATTTGACCATGCCTTGCATGATCCGTTCaccataaagaaaaaaagaatgccTTAAATAGCTCTCAAATTCACACACGAAACCAAGAAATAAAACAAGAATACATTCATTTGAATTGTATTTTGAATGCTCAATCAAAACAATGTTTTGTGGGAACTTCTCTCATGGGTATGATGATGATCCATGGTCACTTGGGTCCCCAAAGAGatcaagaaaaagagaaaagaacccATATTCAAATCGCGGTCTCGACAAGTTCTCGTCGGTCTTGGCGGATCTTGAAGCAAGGAGGGAGAAGATCATGGCTCAGATTGGCGAAGTATCGCTCATCCGGTTCATGTACTCGAACTCGCACGACTGGGTCCCCATCGTTGTGAGGTTGAGGGATCCAAAGCTGATGAAAACCAAGATCACCAATAGCAAAGATCAGCCGTCGCAACAAAATTTGGAAGCCGTCGCGAAATCTACAATTGGGTCTGTGGGAGCAAAGGAAGGCGGGCCAGAGGCATCGACGTCGAATGGGAAGATGAAGAAGACCTTCTCATGGAGTTTGAATAATGGCGGTGGGCTTTCTTCGAAGTGGAGATCTAATTACTATTGGCCTATGGccttgattttgattttgttgtGTTTGTTGATGTTTGGCCGTTCGTTCGCGATCCTTTGCACTTCTATATGGTGGTACTTGGTCCCTACTTTGAAGGGTGGGGATGTGAATGCAAGGAGATCAAGGAAGGACTATGTGAGAAGGTTGAGTGAAAAGAGGTTGGGTGGGGATGTGAAATCTCCTGCACCTAAGatgggggccatggaagtttcatCACCAAGACACCATGTAAATGGAAGAAAGTAAGGATGGCCACAATCGCGATGATGAACGGTTGAtagttcttttccttttccttttatttctttcgtttttttttgttgtttttttttttttctttttttgcatttTTGTTGACATGTTCAAGAATGTAAATTTTTGTAAGTTGTGAGAGGTTGGAGAATCAATCTATTGACATGTTCATCCAGGTGAGAAATTGCAGGTGAGCTTTCACATACAACCATTTATTTCCGGCATAGGCGTGGATTGTGTACAACATCCAATCCAtgtagaaggtgggccacatcataatgATCGACTGAGGAAAAAACCAGGATGGATGGTCGATGTCAAGCGAGCCACAccgttgaaatcaatggacagcctATGGTCTGACTCAATGttactgtggtccacctgatgagtgaattgTTCCATGATATGATatatttcagaaaataaaaatgttGTATGTAAAGATTAACATTGAAGGTTGTATGTGAGCATTTCTCCGTGTTGAAATCAAATCTAGCTTTGTATGTGGGAGTTTGCATGGGTCGAGCTGAAGATTGTTCAAACCCAGGCCCAGTAAGCTAGCCGGGCAACGGACCCAATAGCATGGTTATAAGATTTGGCAACTCGGATTGACTCATCAGGTCTCGAGTGAAGTCACAACTCGTCCGAGTCCGTGGTGAATTAGCCCAACTCAGACGAGCCATACTCAACTTGTCTGAGTCTTTGAATTCATGACCGGTAGCTTTCAATATCCTGGAATTTCTGCCTGACCAGATTAGCCCGGGCCCGGCCTGCCGGCCTTTAGGCGCAACTCTAGGACAGCCTAAACCAGGTTAGGTGTGGACCTGACCCAACCAATGGCTGACTTTCACTCCTATTGGTTTGAGTTATAGGAGTTGGTTGGCCCATTGCTTCTTGAAACAAGGAAAATGAAGAGGCTAACCCAGGTTATCACTGGTGCTGAGGATTACAGATCACTAAacaggtggtggaccccacttgtttgGTTAACGTTAGAGATTTAAGGATGATCATTGCATTATAGACTGTGATATGGTGTATATACTATGTATTATTTCTCAAAGTAGATGTAGATATTTGTGATTGATAAAATAAAGAAATCTTGGATCacagcggacgcggatttcctgcaaaagcctttggcagcaagttcctgcgcaagattctgtgtggggcccactacgatgtttgtgagaaagtcactcggtccatccgtttttagacttcattttaggacatgcgaccaaaaatgaggagaatcaaaaactcaattgggccacatgagaggaaactgtggggatttagtgaccaccgttgaaacatttatatagccacaaaagttttgtatcggtttaatttcttggctttttcacttcatctcagtgaaaatgaccttataaacggtttggatggaatataaacatcaaggttgatcctgggaaggtttcaacggtaggaattcctttccccactgtttcatctagtatggcccacttgagctttggatcataatcattttcggtctcatgtcctaaaacgaattcaaaaaacggatggacgggttggatttctaacaaacatcacagtgggccccatcgagAATCCTTGCGccggaacttcctgccaaaggctctcgcaggaaatccgcgtcctccgCTCACGGCAACCAGGTCCGAAATCCGggacaggaagcggattgcgtggtgtgccacacacccacctcggtggtgtgttgacgtcaccaaggttctgtgggctcaccatgatgtatatccacacggtccatccatttttaaaagatcattttaggatatgagcctaaAGATGAGGCATGCCCaagactcaaatggaccacaccatagaaagcaatagggatagaatgcctaccattgaaaactttttgggggtcacacaagttttgcatcaagctgatattttttcccttcatccatgtctgtgtgaccttatgaataggttggaaggcaaataaacattttaatgGGCCCTCAAagggagaacggattggctactccccctgccacggtGCCACCcgcccatggctggtggtcggtgctctgtcggtccccacaatgatatatgtgtttcatccattccgttcatccatttttacagataattttagggctttatccgaAAAATGAAAGGGCTATAAATCTCAGgtcgatcacaccacaggaaaacaatagtagttgatccaccattaaaatcgtcataaggcccactgtactgtttatttaacatccaatatgttgattatgtcatacggATCCagctgaagggaaaaaacaaatatcagcttgatccaaaacttttatgacccccaaaaagtcTTTAATGGTCCccgttcattaaacactgtttcctgtaatgtggtccacttaagattgggatatatcttagttttggtctcataccataaaatgatctataacagtatatggacggcatggatgaaacatatacatcattgtggggcccacagatcactgacCAACAGCCATtggcgtagccaatccgtttcccttgaaaggtttcaacagtggacttaATTATCTCCGCTTCTTCTTGTGGCGTGGTACAGTTAAGTTTGagatctacctcacttttgggTTCAAAGCCTAAAACGAtcttgcaaaattgatggaccgagtggatataacatatacatcatggtgggacccacagaacttggtgacatcaacggACCACCAAGATCTGTGGCGTGTGGCACACCACTCAATCCGCttgttgacgtcaccaatttatgtgggcccaccatgatatatgtgttagtgTACCGTGAGCATGTTATGTCATGGATAAAAATAATATTACCAAGCAGGTTAAACTTAATGGGGCGTcgttactcttactcgggtggtagactctcaagagtttcaactcccggtccagggttcgagtacccataggtggtgaaattcccccagcgtgagtgtgtggggtgtgtgtgcgcgtgtgcgtgtgtaataaaaaataaaaataaaaaaataaataaataaaaattccattTCCAGTGctctctcagagcactataacttatagtgctcctgTTTACATTGGTCCACTTGGACTGTCTAACAGAATCCATTTCATTGATCCATATTGTTCATTAGATCCAACCCATATTTCATGGGCTTCCATTCAAACATTGCACCAATCCAATAAAAATGAACCATCGATCAACagcctttaatatggatggtcaagattgtttacacaatAATAAATGCAATTAACATTccgatccatctattttttatgaGCCATCATAGATTGTAGACTATTCTAAAGAATTAATTTTGCTAGGTGATCATAGTCATTCCTTCCATACCATCCGGTACCAAGCTCGGTGCACGTCATTAATCAAAAAGCTCCGGGGGtcttaccatgatgcatgtgtttcatctacggaGTACATCTTCAATTTCAATCCGATCAGCTTCAATATATCTGTTGATGACAAACCATATGGGTGAAAACTACCCACAAAAAGGATGTTGTGTGATTCTCTTGTTGTCCCAAAATTCAAGTAGTTCACGTGGAAGTTGTTGTGTGGGAAGTTTCCAACCCTCCTGAGAAAGAAATGTCGAGGCCCAAGTAAATTTCTAAAGTTGTGtgatcaatcactactgtttattgtggcgtggtccacctgagatttgggtctgcctcatttttgggttcatatcctaaaataaactacaaaaatggatggatggtgtagatgaaatacatacattaagttgggGTCCATGGAGCGCCAACCACCACCAGCTTAGCATGGAGGGATCACTACCAaatcgagtccagaaaatagagccaaatcaaggatggataaACCACTTAATGAAAATTTTCCATAGTAGTTTATGAAATGGTTTCCCGGCttaatagatggttaagattgatagATTGAACTGTCCAAAGGGACTAATCCCACCAGGAGAACTATAAGTTATAGGGCTCTTATAGTGCTATGAGAGAGCACTGAGCATCTCTCAACCTTAAATGAGAAAAATGGGCGGTTAGAGAAAGTCCAACAACCCAAATCAACTCACATGCGTGGCTCAATTGATGAGTGTGCTaccatgaattttatttttattttttattttatttttttgtttatacCATGTTTGCCATGTGTAGtacttgatgaatggcccggatctaTGAGTGTACCATACGCCTAGATCTCCGACACGTTTCCATCTTCCCACCTGAGTGGCCCATCACTTGTTCACGACTCTGTGCTAATTATAGCATTAGCAACAATCTTGATATCTTCAATTTCAATCCGATCAGCTTCAATATATCTGTTGATGACAAACCATATGGGTGAAAACTACCCACAAAAAGGATGTTGTGTGATTCTCTTGTTGTCCCAAAATTCAAGTAGTTCACGTGGAAGTTGTTGTGTGGGAAGTTTCCAACCCTCCTGAGAAAGAAAGAATTCTCTTGAAATACGTGTACCACCTATAAATTATGTAGttatgaagaggaggatgctgaCCACTCATTCCTAACTGTCAAACTATGAAAAACGTTTGGTAGACCAACCCGATGGGACAGATGAGAACTACCTCCATCACCATTTATtacggatttttttatttttattttatttttctccctAAAGGGATtgaaaataacaataaaaaaagaTAAGCGGGGCTTCTTTTAAAAGGCCTTCCAACCATATGGTTGGAAGGCCTATAATTAATATGTTTTTCAAAATAGATCAACTATATAAGCCTAGTTCTATCCCTGGCTCAGTGGAAAATAGATCAACTATATAAGCCTAGTTCTATCCCTGGCCCAGTGGCAGATTGTGTGCGTTTCAACAATAAGATCATGGGTTCAAGTGCCTGTATAAGATATATCTCATGCATTTTAGGAAGGTAATGCTCCGGCTAGATTTCTTGTAGGTATGGCATAGGTTATTTTAATGCCGTGGACTTGTGTATTTGAATTGATAACCATTTTCACCTAATCTAGCTCCTTCATCCCTTAAAATCATGgccaaaaagatttaaaaaataataactaaatGAAATAGCAACCCACAAAGTAGCGCCTATACAGCTAAAACCTTGAATCTACGTACAACCATTTTACAAGGGTTTTCAAGGGCAAAATTGAAAACCAAAGTTCAAAAGCTTAGTTGCACTTGCATCGACTGCACTTTCATAGGTGTGCAAGACCGTATCAACTCATCAGGCGAATCCAATTGGTAGCTTCCGCAGCATATAAAATTAGGCAAATATGATAATCACGTGTGCCACACATGTACAAAGAATCTGGACCACTGTCCAATTTCTTTGGGCTGCTTAATTCATTttgtacaggtgtggcccacccattgatCATAAAAGCTTTTTTGTTCACTTATGTTATTTAAATTGCTAGTGTTGCCAGATATGTATTGTTCTGAGGTATATCAAAATTTAGTCTCTGGTTCATTTTTAGTCAACCAAAGTTTCATAATTCACATCTTTGTTGAaaataatttaaagaaaaatctTTCGTAATTTTTTACATAAGGATTCAGAAAATACCAGTTCCCCATCTAACAAGTAAATTGCCCATAAGACTTCAAAATGAAATTTTCTCCTTGAtccactcttttttttcttcctattGGTCTGAAGAGACAAAATTTTTTTAGGGTAACAAACACTATCTAGAATCTCTTATATTCAAACTAATGAAAAAGCATTGTTACACAAGGtttaagtggggtggcctgtgcgatgcaggggcatactcggTATCGATGGCCCGTGTGTGACCTGGGACCCATATGATTGGGGCCCGTAAGGGGTTCAATCAATAACTTAACCCATGAGACGTGAAACTTGAGTTATGAGATAAAAGCATTGATTTGCTTGTTCAAGCTTTTTGAGCAAGTGGTTacttgtcctacatcaaagtagTATTGAAAGCAGGCCCCCTCGAGATTGCCCATGT harbors:
- the LOC131218938 gene encoding uncharacterized protein LOC131218938; this translates as MFCGNFSHGYDDDPWSLGSPKRSRKREKNPYSNRGLDKFSSVLADLEARREKIMAQIGEVSLIRFMYSNSHDWVPIVVRLRDPKLMKTKITNSKDQPSQQNLEAVAKSTIGSVGAKEGGPEASTSNGKMKKTFSWSLNNGGGLSSKWRSNYYWPMALILILLCLLMFGRSFAILCTSIWWYLVPTLKGGDVNARRSRKDYVRRLSEKRLGGDVKSPAPKMGAMEVSSPRHHVNGRK